In Poecilia reticulata strain Guanapo linkage group LG1, Guppy_female_1.0+MT, whole genome shotgun sequence, one genomic interval encodes:
- the nacc1b gene encoding nucleus accumbens-associated protein 1, which yields MAQTLQMAIPNFGNNVLECLNEQRLQGLYCDVSVVVKGHAFKAHRAVLAASSSYFRDLFNAGGKSSVVELPPAVQPQSFQQILAFCYTGRLSMNIGDQFLLMYTAGFLQIQQIMEKGTEFFLKVSSPSCDSQGLHAEETPSSEPQSPVTQTVGGVGVGVAAAPVGRPSSCLTPLPLVSKVKTEQTATTPQQVPQQQQEGSPYSVLCTPVAKRLWEGANRDGGGGSGGGGGGGMRKAARYSSSSSSSSSCNAATQDASGRGPVTGVAMAAGAALVGGAGLNTNHNSNNNNVGTPEGTSPGTLSMYTSDSPISYHDDEEEDEIADESAEEQYRQICNMYTMYSMLNAGAAVVGERVEALPDLAPDSGGGRGGKGGRSRQDLASLPAELINQIGNRCHLKLYEEGDPAEKLELVSGTSVFISRAQLMNCHVSAGTRHKVLLRRLLAAFFDRSTLANSCGTGIRSSTNDPSRKPLDNRVLHAVKFYCQNFAPSFKESEMNAIAADMCTNARRVVRKSWIPKLKLLMADSDAYSAFLADSVKMEADVLGVEQGFDPASLEAVAAAGNNSEASSGTMPADTMPGAGGDGSTLF from the exons ATGGCTCAGACGCTGCAGATGGCGATCCCCAACTTTGGCAACAACGTCCTGGAGTGTCTGAACGAACAGCGGCTGCAGGGCCTCTATTGTGACGTCTCTGTGGTCGTCAAGGGGCATGCCTTTAAG GCTCATCGTGCAGTTCTGGCAGCCAGCAGCTCCTACTTCCGGGATCTGTTCAATGCCGGCGGGAAGAGCTCTGTGGTGGAGCTGCCGCCGGCTGTGCAGCCGCAGAGCTTCCAGCAGATTCTGGCCTTCTGCTACACGGGGCGCCTCAGCATGAACATCGGAGACCAGTTTCTGCTGATGTACACCGCCGGCTTCCTCCAGATCCAACAGATAATGGAGAAAGGCACAGAGTTTTTCCTCAAG GTCTCTTCCCCAAGCTGTGACTCCCAGGGTCTCCATGCCGAGGAGACTCCGTCCTCCGAGCCCCAGAGTCCAGTCACCCAGACAGTGGGAGGGGTGGGTGTGGGTGTGGCTGCAGCGCCTGTAGGAAGGCCTTCTTCCTGTCTGACGCCTCTTCCCCTGGTATCCAAGGTGAAGACGGAACAAACGGCCACTACKCCTCAGCAAgtccctcagcagcagcag GAGGGCTCACCCTACTCTGTGCTCTGCACCCCCGTGGCCAAGCGGCTGTGGGAGGGGGCCAACCGGGACGGGGGCGGRGGGTCTGGAGGAGGCGGGGGAGGTGGAATGAGGAAGGCTGCACGCtactcgtcctcctcctcttcttcctcgtcTTGTAACGCAGCGACGCAGGATGCGTCTGGGCGAGGCCCGGTGACCGGTGTTGCGATGGCGGCCGGTGCCGCTTTAGTGGGAGGAGCTGGACTCAACACTAACCACAACAGTAACAACAACAATGTCGGCACCCCCGAAGGCACCAGCCCGGGCACGCTCAGCATGTACACCAGTGACTCGCCAATCAGTTACCACGAcgatgaggaggaggacgagATTGCAGATGAGAGCGCCGAAGAGCAGTACAGACAGATCTGCAACATGTACACCATGTACAGCATGCTGAACGCCGGAGCGGCAG TGGTCGGAGAACGGGTGGAGGCTttgccagatttggcccccgatTCGGGAGGCGGGCGTGGAGGCAAAGGGGGGCGGTCCCGGCAGGACCTGGCATCGCTGCCCGCTGAGCTCATCAACCAGATCGGCAACCGCTGTCATCTGAAGCTCTACGAGGAAGGTGACCCGGCGGAGAAGCTGGAGCTGGTCAGCGGCACCTCTGTCTTCATCTCGCGCGCCCAGCTCATGAACTGTCACGTCAGCGCTGGCACCCGCCACAAAGTGCTACTCCGGCGGCTGCTGGCGGCATTCTTTGACAG GAGCACACTAGCTAACAGCTGTGGAACCGGCATCCGCTCATCGACCAATGACCCCAGCCGGAAGCCGTTGGACAACAGAGTGCTGCATGCGGTCAAAT TCTACTGCCAGAACTTCGCACCGAGCTTCAAGGAGAGCGAGATGAACGCCATCGCAGCCGACATGTGCACCAACGCCAGGCGCGTCGTACGGAAGAGCTGGATCCCCAAGCTCAAACTGCTGATGGCCGACAGCGACGCGTACTCGGCCTTCCTGGCCGACAGCGTGAAGATGGAGGCCGACGTGCTTGGGGTGGAGCAGGGCTTTGACCCGGCYTCTCTGGAAGCCGTGGCGGCGGCCGGCAATAACAGCGAAGCGTCTAGCGGGACCATGCCGGCTGACACCATGCCAGGGGCCGGCGGAGACGGCAGCACTTTGTTTTGA